CGGTTCATGGCGGATTGAAAGCCATCAGCATCACCGACCATGATACCGTTGCGGGTATAGACAAAGCAAAGCCATTAGCACTCGAATTGGGGCTTGAGCTGATCCCTGGCGTAGAGATGAGCTCGGCCTACAAGGGGTATGACATCCATATCCTTGGGTATTTTTTTGACTATCAGCACTCAGAGCTGAAGCGTTATCTGGACAACTGCCGCCGCCTGCGCACGGAGCGGGCGGAGCGCATGGTGCAGAAACTCGGCAAAATGGGCGTCAAGATCGAGATCGAACAGATCATCATGAAAGCCCAGAACGGCAGCGTGGGGCGTCCGCACATCGCGGCGGTGCTTCAGGACGGCGGGTTCGTCAAAAGTTTCAGCGAAGCATTCAGCAAATACCTCGGCTCGCACAGCCCGGCCTACGTCAAAAGCATCGAAACGCATCCGCAGGAGGTCATCCGGCTCATCAACGAAGCCGGCGGGTTGTCGTTCCTGGCCCATCCGGCCCAGAACGTGCCCGATGAAATTCTGCGCCAGCTCATCTCCTTCGGGCTCGATGGGCTTGAAATCATTCACCCTTCGCACGACACCTACCGCCAGAACTACTACCGGGAGATTGCCAACGAGTACTTCATGCTCTTCTCGGGCGGCTCGGACTATCACGGCTTGAAAGATCACGAAGACAATTTCGGCCAGATCTGGATACCGTACGAGTGGGTCACCAAAATGAAAAGCCGGCTGTATCCGGTGATGAAGGGTTGAGATTTTTTTTGGCCCGTTGATGAAGAAACCTGCAAGTTTGCTATACTTGCACCACATACAGAGCGCCGGAAGTCGAATGGGCGCGATTTATGATGAATTGATTTTGATACTATGCCCCTGACGCTCATCGGTAACTTCGTGGATAGCAAAGTGCTCCAGCTCAAGGAGCTGCTGCTGACCATGCAGGAATTTTTCTATTTCGCGCTCAGAGCCTTTTCCACCCTGCCAAAAGCCAAACGCTACTGGCGGGATGTGCTTGATCAGGCGCTCATCTGCGGGGTCGAGTCGATTCCGATCGTGCTCGTCAGCTCGATCTCCATCGGCGCGCTGATGTCAATGGAAGTGGGCAACCTGCTCGAAGAGTTCGGCGCCAAGACGATGCTCGGGCGCTCCACCTCGAACGCCGTACTTCGCGAACTCGGCCCGCTCTTGATGGGCCTGATGCTTTCGGCGCGCTACGGATCGCGTAACGGCGCGGAACTCGGCGCGATGCAGATTTCCGAGCAGATCGACGCCCTGCGCGCCTTCGGCACCGACCCCATCGCCAAGCTCGTCATGCCGAGGCTGCTGGCCGCGCTCATCATGTTCGTGCCGCTCATCGCCCTCTCCGACTTCGCCGGATTGCAGACCGCCGCTCTCGTCGCTCAGTTCTACCACAAGCTCGACCCCGGCATCTTCTGGAACTCGATCTACCCGAGGCTGCTGCCGAAGGACTTCGTCGTCAGCTTCCTCAAAGCTCCGGTGTTCGCGATTATCATCACGCTGGTCAGCAGCTTCAACGGCTTCTCGGCACACGGCGGTACGGCTGGCGTTGGCCGATCAACCATCAAGGGTATCGTCGCCTCGTCGGGCCTGGTGCTCGTGGCCAACTTCTACGTCTCGAAAATCGTGCTCGACATCATGCACTGATATGATTGAACTCCGGAACGTCACGCTGAAGTACGGCGAAAAGGTAATTCTCGACAAGGTTTCGCTGACCGTGCAGGACAACACCATCAAGGCGATACTCGGCCCCAGCGGCGTCGGCAAAAGCACGATCATCAAGCTCATGCTCGGCCTCATCAAGCCAAACAGTGGGCAGGTCTTCGTCGATGGCGTCGATATTACCCCGCTCAAGGAGGCCGATCTTTACCCGATCCGGCGCAAAATGGGCATCGTCTTCCAGGGCAATGCCCTGTTCGACTCGATGACTATCGCCCAGAACATGAGCTTTTTCCTGCGCGAAAACCTGAGGCTGCCTGAAGAGGAGATCAAACAGCGGGTCACCGAGCAGATCCGGTTCGCCGGGCTCGAAGGCTACGAGGAGCAGCTCCCCGAAAGCCTCAGTGGCGGCATGAAAAAGCGCGTTGCGATTGGCCGGGCGCTGATCTTCAACCCGAAGATGATTCTCTTCGACGAACCGACCGCCGGTCTCGACCCGGTCAGCTCGCGCAAGATTCTGAACCTGATCGCCTCGCTCAAAAAGAGCAACGACCTCGGCGCGGTGTTCGTCACGCACATCATCGACGACGTGTTCGCCATCGCCGACGAAGTCTCCGTGCTGTACCAGAGCAAGATCATTTTCGACGGCCCGACCGAACAGTTGCACAATTCGGAGCACCCGTTCATCAAGTCGATCCTGTCGGACAAAATCCTCGAACTTTAATTTTTTCAAGTCCCCCTGTTATCGCATGAGAAACCTGAAAGAACTGAAATGGAGCGACCTTAAAACCGGCATTTTCTTTCTGCTCGGCCTCGGGTTCGCTGCCTATCTCGGCCTGGTCATCGGCAGAAACACCAGTGTGTTCACCGGTGTAACGACCATCAAGATCATGACCGAAAACGTCAACGGTCTGGCTGAAAACAACTTCGTTGCCGTCGCTGGCAAGAAGATCGGTACCGTCTCAAGCCTCAACTTCGCCACGGAGAACGACTCGCTGTTCGTCGTGGCCAACCTGAAGTTGCAGAACGAGTACGCAAACCTTGTCACGAAGGACTCGAAGGCCTCAATTCGCTCTCTCGGCGTGTTGGGCGATAAGTATGTGGACATCAAGGCGGGAACCGGAAAGCCGGTCAAGGAGGGTGATTTCATCCAGCTCGTGCCCGAAGACGGACTTTCCGCATTGACCGACAATGCCAAGAGCACCATCGAAAAGCTCAACACGCTGCTCGACAAGCTCAACAACGGCGACGGCCCTGCCGGACGGCTCATTTCAGACAAGCAGATGGGCGAAGACCTGCAAAAAACCGTGGCAAACCTGCGCAAGAGTTCAGAAGAGCTGAACAGTGTTGCCGGACAGATTTCAAACGGAAACGGGCTGCTGTCGAAGCTGCTGCATGACAAGTCGCTGGCAGAGGATACCGAACAGACCATTGCGAACCTTAAGAAAGCCTCCGCCGAAACCGAAACGCTCCTGAAGCAGCTCAACGAAGGCAAAGGCTCGCTCGGCAAGCTCAACAACGATCCGGCGCTCTACGACAACCTCAGCGCCACCCTGGTTTCGCTCGACTCCCTGCTCACCGATCTGAAGAGGAAGCCCAACCGCTACGTACGCTTCACCCTCTTCTGACCGCATCCTGAAGGCTCATGCGCCTGCTTCGGATACACCTTTTCGCCTGCCTGCTTGCGGTCGTTTCGCTGACGACCGCTACAGCAGGGCCGAATTTCAGAAGGCTCGATGCGGTGATGCAGGAAGCCGTCAACGACGGAGTCTTTCCCGGCGCAAGCCTTGCGGTGATCTACAAGGGCCAAACGGTCTATCACCAGGCCTTCGGCAGCCTGACCTACAACCTGAAAGACCCAGTCGCCGACACTACCACCATCTACGACGCCGCCTCGCTGACCAAGCCGATCGTCACCACCAGCATCATCATGCAACTTGTGGAACGCGACTCCCTCGACCTGCACGCCCCCGTCGCAAAATACCTGCCCAACTTCGCTTGCAACGGCAAGGAAAAGATCACCATCGAACAGCTCATGCGCCACAACTCGGGACTCAGGGCACACACCTTTTTTGCCGAGACCTGTCGCACGCCCAATGAGGTATTCCAGGCCATCGAACAGGATTCGCTCGCCTACAAGCCGGGAACGGAGACCAAATACAGCGACCTCGGCTTCATCCTGCTCGGCCGGATTATTGAAAAGGTGACCGGTCAAAGCCTACCCGCCAACTTCCACGCCCGCTTTTCGGGGCCGCTCGGCATGAAATCGACAATGTTCAATCCTCCCCGCCAACTCCAGCCATACATCGCCCCGACCGCCCCCGACACCACCTGGACACTTCCCAGATCGCGACCGCTCGTCAACGACCAGAATGCCGCCCTCCTCGGAGGAGCCGCAGGACACGCCGGTCTGTTCACAACGACAGGTGATTTGATGAAAATGGTGAAAATGCTCATGGCTGGAGGCAAGTACAACGGACACCGATATATTCAGGCAAAGACGGTCCGGATGTTCCTGAAGAAAACCGACGCCCCGAGAGCGCTCGGCTGGGACATCATCACCCCCGGAAAATCATCGGCAGGCAGCCGCTTCTCAGAAAAATCCTGGGGGCACCTCGGCTACACCGGCACCAGCATCTGGGTCGATCCGAAGCGAGATCTGGCGGTGATTCTGCTGAGCAACAGAGTCTGGCCGACCGAGGAGAACAAGAAGATTCGCAAATTCCGGCCACTGTTGCACGACACGGTAGTGGAGTGCCTGAACGACTGAACCGGCCCCGTTACCATTCAGAAGCCCCCGAAGCAAGATTATCAATAAAAAAGCAGGACAACGCATGAGCAGCTCCAGAGGGAAATCATTAACAATAGTTACCGCTATTGGCTGGCTTATACTGGGCGTAGCATTGAGCATCGTCGCGTTGCAGCGGCCACTCTTCGAGGAGAATCAGAACACCAAGTTCCTGCACGCAGCTGCCGCAAATGGCTACGGCTTCCTTTCCCATGACTGGATGGCCAATACCCTCGATCCACTCCCCGCCTTCACGCTGCTTATCGAGACCCTTTTCACGCTGCACAGCCTCCAGATAGTCTATGTGCTTTTTCCCATCCTGCTCGCCATTCTGCTCTGGTCGCTGGCAAGCATCTCGAATCGCCTGTTCGGCATCAAACACCATACCGCGGCGCTCGCCCTCTTCCTCGGCCTGCTTTTCGTCGAAGAAAAAAACATGCAGCTCGGCTTCGGAACCCAGTACCTCATCGGGCACTATTTCCAGCCCTGCGTTTTCGGCGTGCTCATCATTCTCGGCATCGAACGCTTTCTTGCAGGAGCCCGGATGTGGGCCTCGCTCGCCATTGCTGTAGGAGCTGCATTCCACCCGGCCTACATGCCCTCGGCCCTGCTCATTCAGGGAAGCTTCACGGCACTGACCATCTATCGCGAGAAAAAAATCAGCCGGGACGTCCTTCTCCCGCTCATGCTGTTCATCGGCCTGTCGGCACCACTGGTCATACGCTACAAACTGCTGTTTGCCTATACAACACCGGATATCGGACGGGAAGCGATGAGCATCCTCTCGACCCAGCGCATTGCAACCCACACCAAAGTGAGTCACTGGCTCAACTATGAGGATTACATTTCCATGGCGATCATCGTGATTTCGATGGGCATAGTCCGCAAATCACCGCTCTTCTGGATCATGCTGCCGCTAGCGGCGGTTATTGCCATCACGGTGCCGCTGCTCTATTTCGTCTCATGGCCCTCACTCGAAGTGCTCACACCCTGGAGAACATCGGTAATCCTGCTGCCGCTTGCCTACACGATTCTCGCCGGAAAGCTCTCCGCGAGTCTCATACCCTTGATGGAACGCAAACCGCTCGCCAGAAAGGTGCTGCTTCTGGTTGGCTGCATCGGCGTTATCGCGCCGGTCATGGCGCACCTTCCGGCACAGGCCTCCGCACTGTTCGCGACAAAAGAGAGCCCTGAAGAGAAAGTGATGAGCTTCGCCCGACATCACTCGACCGCCGATGACCTCTGGCTCATCCCGACGCGCAATGGTAAGTTCGATCCGTTTCGCCTTGAAACCGGCGCACCGATCTTCATCAACCTGAAAACCCACCCCTACAAAGACCGCGAGATCCTTGAATGGTATCACCGTAACAGAAAGGCTGAGGCATTCTACAAAAACGAAGCCACCTCGTCAGGACCGGCACTGCTCAGAGCCCTTCATACGAACTATGGAATCACGCACGCGGTCATCGACAGCAACGTGCCGGAATCGCTCTATACCGGTCTGCATATCTGCTGGAAAGACAAGCGCTATATGATCGTCGGTTTTCACAACAATTGACCAACAAACCAAGAGAACTTTGCCCTGGACAAGCACCCCTACGCGAATATCCCATCCATCGGCACAATCGGCAACGGCCTCTGCCGCAGCGACTCTTTTGCGGCGATCGCATTGGCGGCCTGCCTGCCGGTGAAGGCGGCAGCTTCCATGAGGAAAACCGGAGCGTTGGTGCGCACCCAGTCTCCAGCAAGAAAGAGATTAGGATAGGGAGTTTCAACGGCGGGTCGCTTGGCGTGGTCACCAGGTGCCCAGCGGGTGAAGTTCGATTGCATCATGAAGAGTTCGTGCCGGATCGTTGCATTTTTCGATTCCGGGAACATGGCGTACAGCTCTTGCAGCATCGCAGCGCGAATCTCCGGCTCGGGGCGAACGTCTTCCGGCGCAACGGCGTAGGCGTGCAGCTCGGCAACGCAGCCGCCGGTGCGCTTCGCCCAGTCGATGAAGGGCTGCTGGAAGCTCGAATAGAAGGTAATCGAGTCGGTGTAAGTATAGCCCGACACGGTGTAGAACGGAAAGTCGGCGGACGAAAGCGGGCGGTCGAGCCAGACACGCCAGACGACGTAGGGATCGGCCTCGCCGAGATCGGCCACGCGGTTGGCGAAGTCGCGGTTGTCTGGCTGGCTGCTGGCAATCAACTCGCGAGTGCCGCGCACGTCCGAAGCCACTACGCAGTAGTCGCACGGAAGCTCTTCGGCGGCGACGACGGCGGGCGACGAGCTTGACGGCGCCTTTTCGATGACGAGCATCTCCCCCGCCTCGCGAACGTCAAGTCGTGCAAGCGGCGCTTTCGGCGGGCCGCTGAAGGGCACCCCTTCGGCGTCGAACCGACCGGCGTGGCAGGGGCAGTACAGACCGTCCGAGCCCTCTTCGGAGCCGACCGGGCAACCCATGTGGGTGCAGCGCCCGTCGAGGGCGACCCACTCCGCTCCGCTCCGCGCCACGAGCACGGGAATCCCCGCTTCGGAGGTGTGTTGCAGCCACCCCGTCACCGGCACCTCGCGCTTCGGAATCGAAGCCACCGCGCCGCTCGCGCCTCCCGCGCCATCGAGCCGCACCGCCGTGACGCGCCCGTTTTGCATGACGAGGTTCCGCGCCTTTTGCCCTTTCAGCACCCGCACGCCCATCGACGTTAGCTTCTTCTCCAGCGGGTCGATGAGGGCGCTCATGCAGTCCTTCGTGGTGATTTTGAAGGCCAGCCCCTCCGGACTTCCCATGAAGTAGAAGTGGAAGTAGCGCATCGCCTCGGCGGCGGAGAGCACCTCCATACGATTCATCGTAGCGTCCGAAAAGGGGTGCAGCACGGTGTCGATAAACGCCGGAAGCACCTCGCCACGCTGGCAGTAGGTCATAAAATCGATGCTGTCCCAATCATGGAAGGTGCGGTCGTACTGGTAACGGAACATGCTGATGACCGGCCACAGTCCGGGATAGTCCTTCAGGAACGACGCGATGTCGAGCCGTTTCGACTGCTGGACGACTGACAGAATGTTGAACGGAAACCACTTCGGCGTCTGACCGAACACCTCGACCTGCTGGTCGCTGAAGATGACCGGATAGCCGGGTGAGGCGGTGAACATTTCGCTGCCAATGCCTGCCGAGGCGAACATTTCGTTCAGGTTGTAGTACTGATCGAAAAAGCCGTGGAAGCCGTGCTCCACCGGAAACTGCTCGCCGAGCGCCTCGATGGGCCAGCCGGTCAGCTTGCCGCCGAGCGACGGCGAGGCCTCGACCAGCGTCACCTCGAAGTTCCGCCGCGCAAGCTCCAGCGCCGAGCTGATGCCTGCCAGCCCGCCGCCGATCACCACCGCCTTTTTCGGTGTCGTCAGCTTCTCGGGCAACTCGTCATTATTCTTGCCGGAGGCATCGTATACCTCCTTACGGGGTTGATAATAGCCGACAAGACCGGCGGTTGCGGCGGTGACTGCGCCCGCCCCGATACCGGCGCGTTTGAGGAAATGCTGGAAAAACTCGCGTCGCTGCATGAAGGAATTGGTGGCGGTTCGAAAGGTTGCGGAACAACTACGTGAAGTTGACTCGTATATTTAAGAAGAAATGCAGGTTATCGCAACCAATGGTGAATCGATATGTCTGAAAAGCGGCTGACAATGAAAGAAACAATCCGGCAAAAAACCCTCGACCTCGGTTTCTGCGCCGCCGGATTCGCCGCTGCCAACCCGCTGTCCGAAGCGATGGAGATGTACCGCGCGATGATCGACGAGAAGCGGCACGGCGAGATGGGTTACCTCGAAACGGGCATTGAAGCGCGCGCCAATCCGGAGCTGCTTTTGCCCGGCGTTAAGACCGTCCTCTCCGTCGCCCTGCCGTGGCCCGCGCCCACAAAGCCCGGCGCAATCTCCGGCTACGCCGTCATTTCAGACTACCACCGCGTCGTTGGCGAACTGCTGAAGGAGCTGCTCGACTTCATCCGGTCGATCTGCGACCAGCCGGTCAACGGCAAGGTCTGCGTGGACAGCTCGCCGGTGCTCGAAAAAGAGTGGGCCGAAGCCGCCGGAATCGGACGCACCGGCAAGAACACGCTGCTCATCGTGCCCGGTTACGGCTCGCGAGTTTTCCTCGGAGAACTGCTGCTCGACCTCGACCTCGAACCAGACGCGCCACTCGACTGGGATCCCTGCGAAGGCTGCGCCGCCTGCCTCGACGCCTGCCCCACGGGAGCGCTCACCGCCTCCGGCAAGCTCGACGCCCGGCGCTGCATTTCATACCTGACGATAGAGCTGAAACGCGACTTCACCGACGAGGAGGCTGCAATGACCGAAGGCTGGCTTTACGGCTGCGACCACTGCCTCGACGCCTGCCCGCACAACACCGTCGCAAAGCACAAAGCCTATCCGGGTTTCGAGACGAAAAAAGAGCTGGCAGAACTGACCCCAGCCCATGCCCTCGAACTCACCAACTCGCAATTCCGCAAACTCTTCGCTGGAACCCCGGCAATGCGCCTCGGCCTACGCCGACTCAAGCGAAACGCACAGGCAGCGCTTGAAAGAACCAACAAACAATAAATCTCATTATTGTCGTTGTAGTCCTTGTTATCCCTGAAGTCATTTTGAAAAGCAACCGTACATCATGGAAACCTCCACCATCCTCTGGCTCGTCTCCGCGATCCTGCTCATCGCCGGATTCGCAGGCCTCCTGCTGCCCGCTCTGCCCGGCGTGCTGCTCATCTTCGCGGGACTCGTCTTAGCCGCATGGGCTGAAGGCTTTGCCTACGTCGGCTGGGGAACGCTCACCATTCTCGGCGTGCTCACCGCGGCGGCCTACCTCATCGACTTCCTCGCTGGACTGCTCGGAGCCAAACGCTTCGGCGCGGGCAAATACGGCATCATCGGCGCAGCAATCGGAACGGTGATTGGCCTTATCTTTGGTCTGCCGGGCATCATCATCGGGCCTTTCATCGGAGCCGTCCTCGGCGAACTCTACGCCAACAAAGACCTCCGCTCAGCCGGCACTGCCGGACTCGGAACCTGGCTCGGCATGGCTATCGGCATCGCCGTTCGCATCGCCGTAGCGTTCGTTATTGTTGGGGTGTTTCTGGTGGTGAGATTTTTGTGAGGAGATACGGTCTGACTGGTATCATGAAGGAAACAAAAAAGGCAGCCGGAACATCGCTTATCGCTTTGTTCCTGCTGCCTTTGCAGTCTTTTTCATTCTTACATCCAGCAGGGTTTGAACACTGCTGACATTATGATCTTACGCGCTCTTGTGTTGCCCCGGACTTCAGTCCGGGGATAAGATCAGTGCTTGAAGTGCCGCATCCCCGTAAACACCATCGCGAGGTTGTTGGCGTCGGCGGCTTCGATGACTTCGTTGTCGCGGATCGAGCCTCCGGGCTGGATGACGGCGGTGACTCCGGCTTCGGCGGCGGCGAGCAGGCCGTCGGCGAAGGGGAAGAAGGCGTCCGAGGCGACGACCGAGCCTTTCAGGTCAAGGCCCACTTCCGAAGCTTTCCAGCGGGCGATTTTCGAGGAATCGACGCGCGACATCTGGCCTGCGCCGACGCCAAAGGTCTGGCGGTTCTTGACGTAGAGAATCGTGTTGGACTTGATGTGACGGGCGATCTTCCAGGCGAACATCAGGTCGGCCAGCTCCTCTTCGGTCGGCTGGCGCTTCGTCACCACCTTCAGCTCTTCAGGAGCAACCATCTTGCTGTCGCGCTCCTGCACGAGCATTCCGAACGGCGTGGATTTGAACTCCCAGCCAGCTTTCGGCAGCGGCTGCTTCTGGAGCACGAGTCGGCGATCCTTCTTCTTCATGAGCAGATCGAGCACGCCCTCCTCGAAGGCCGGTGCGATGAGGATTTCGGTGAAGATTTCGTTGACCGCGTTTGCCGTCTCCATGTCGAGCGGGCGGTTGAAGGCGATGATTCCGCCGAACGGAGCCTGCGTGTCGGTCGAGAAGGCTTTGCGGTACGCCTCGCAGAGCGTCGGAGCCTGCGCGACGCCGCACGGGTTGGTGTGCTTGACGATCACCACCGACGGCTCCTCGCCGCGGAACTCTTCGATGATGCCAGTCGCGGCGGCGATATCGAGCATGTTGTTGTACGACAGCTCCTTGCCGTGCAGCTTCTCAAAAATCGCGCCGAACGAGCGGGTGCCGTTGCCATCGTCCATCTTGTAGAGTCCGGCGCTCTGGTGCGGGTTCTCGCCGTAGCGCATCCCCAGCTCCTTTTCGAGCTTGACGGTCATCGTGTCGTTCGCGCCTTCGACTCCGGCAGCTTTCGCCATGTAAGCCGCGATGGCCGTGTCGTAGCGCGAGGTGAGCGCATAGACCTTTGCCGCGAGCGTCAGGCGGGTTGTCCTCGTGGTCGCGCCGCCGTTTGACTTCATTTCGTCAAGCACGGTGGCGTAATCGGCGGCATCGGTGAT
This portion of the Chlorobaculum parvum NCIB 8327 genome encodes:
- a CDS encoding PHP domain-containing protein, with the translated sequence MPYSSSGVGHNGFDKADLHIHTKCSDGLFTPEEIVRKAVHGGLKAISITDHDTVAGIDKAKPLALELGLELIPGVEMSSAYKGYDIHILGYFFDYQHSELKRYLDNCRRLRTERAERMVQKLGKMGVKIEIEQIIMKAQNGSVGRPHIAAVLQDGGFVKSFSEAFSKYLGSHSPAYVKSIETHPQEVIRLINEAGGLSFLAHPAQNVPDEILRQLISFGLDGLEIIHPSHDTYRQNYYREIANEYFMLFSGGSDYHGLKDHEDNFGQIWIPYEWVTKMKSRLYPVMKG
- a CDS encoding MlaE family ABC transporter permease; translation: MPLTLIGNFVDSKVLQLKELLLTMQEFFYFALRAFSTLPKAKRYWRDVLDQALICGVESIPIVLVSSISIGALMSMEVGNLLEEFGAKTMLGRSTSNAVLRELGPLLMGLMLSARYGSRNGAELGAMQISEQIDALRAFGTDPIAKLVMPRLLAALIMFVPLIALSDFAGLQTAALVAQFYHKLDPGIFWNSIYPRLLPKDFVVSFLKAPVFAIIITLVSSFNGFSAHGGTAGVGRSTIKGIVASSGLVLVANFYVSKIVLDIMH
- a CDS encoding ABC transporter ATP-binding protein, whose protein sequence is MIELRNVTLKYGEKVILDKVSLTVQDNTIKAILGPSGVGKSTIIKLMLGLIKPNSGQVFVDGVDITPLKEADLYPIRRKMGIVFQGNALFDSMTIAQNMSFFLRENLRLPEEEIKQRVTEQIRFAGLEGYEEQLPESLSGGMKKRVAIGRALIFNPKMILFDEPTAGLDPVSSRKILNLIASLKKSNDLGAVFVTHIIDDVFAIADEVSVLYQSKIIFDGPTEQLHNSEHPFIKSILSDKILEL
- a CDS encoding MlaD family protein, with protein sequence MRNLKELKWSDLKTGIFFLLGLGFAAYLGLVIGRNTSVFTGVTTIKIMTENVNGLAENNFVAVAGKKIGTVSSLNFATENDSLFVVANLKLQNEYANLVTKDSKASIRSLGVLGDKYVDIKAGTGKPVKEGDFIQLVPEDGLSALTDNAKSTIEKLNTLLDKLNNGDGPAGRLISDKQMGEDLQKTVANLRKSSEELNSVAGQISNGNGLLSKLLHDKSLAEDTEQTIANLKKASAETETLLKQLNEGKGSLGKLNNDPALYDNLSATLVSLDSLLTDLKRKPNRYVRFTLF
- a CDS encoding serine hydrolase domain-containing protein; protein product: MRLLRIHLFACLLAVVSLTTATAGPNFRRLDAVMQEAVNDGVFPGASLAVIYKGQTVYHQAFGSLTYNLKDPVADTTTIYDAASLTKPIVTTSIIMQLVERDSLDLHAPVAKYLPNFACNGKEKITIEQLMRHNSGLRAHTFFAETCRTPNEVFQAIEQDSLAYKPGTETKYSDLGFILLGRIIEKVTGQSLPANFHARFSGPLGMKSTMFNPPRQLQPYIAPTAPDTTWTLPRSRPLVNDQNAALLGGAAGHAGLFTTTGDLMKMVKMLMAGGKYNGHRYIQAKTVRMFLKKTDAPRALGWDIITPGKSSAGSRFSEKSWGHLGYTGTSIWVDPKRDLAVILLSNRVWPTEENKKIRKFRPLLHDTVVECLND
- a CDS encoding DUF6798 domain-containing protein; translation: MSSSRGKSLTIVTAIGWLILGVALSIVALQRPLFEENQNTKFLHAAAANGYGFLSHDWMANTLDPLPAFTLLIETLFTLHSLQIVYVLFPILLAILLWSLASISNRLFGIKHHTAALALFLGLLFVEEKNMQLGFGTQYLIGHYFQPCVFGVLIILGIERFLAGARMWASLAIAVGAAFHPAYMPSALLIQGSFTALTIYREKKISRDVLLPLMLFIGLSAPLVIRYKLLFAYTTPDIGREAMSILSTQRIATHTKVSHWLNYEDYISMAIIVISMGIVRKSPLFWIMLPLAAVIAITVPLLYFVSWPSLEVLTPWRTSVILLPLAYTILAGKLSASLIPLMERKPLARKVLLLVGCIGVIAPVMAHLPAQASALFATKESPEEKVMSFARHHSTADDLWLIPTRNGKFDPFRLETGAPIFINLKTHPYKDREILEWYHRNRKAEAFYKNEATSSGPALLRALHTNYGITHAVIDSNVPESLYTGLHICWKDKRYMIVGFHNN
- a CDS encoding FAD-dependent oxidoreductase, with protein sequence MQRREFFQHFLKRAGIGAGAVTAATAGLVGYYQPRKEVYDASGKNNDELPEKLTTPKKAVVIGGGLAGISSALELARRNFEVTLVEASPSLGGKLTGWPIEALGEQFPVEHGFHGFFDQYYNLNEMFASAGIGSEMFTASPGYPVIFSDQQVEVFGQTPKWFPFNILSVVQQSKRLDIASFLKDYPGLWPVISMFRYQYDRTFHDWDSIDFMTYCQRGEVLPAFIDTVLHPFSDATMNRMEVLSAAEAMRYFHFYFMGSPEGLAFKITTKDCMSALIDPLEKKLTSMGVRVLKGQKARNLVMQNGRVTAVRLDGAGGASGAVASIPKREVPVTGWLQHTSEAGIPVLVARSGAEWVALDGRCTHMGCPVGSEEGSDGLYCPCHAGRFDAEGVPFSGPPKAPLARLDVREAGEMLVIEKAPSSSSPAVVAAEELPCDYCVVASDVRGTRELIASSQPDNRDFANRVADLGEADPYVVWRVWLDRPLSSADFPFYTVSGYTYTDSITFYSSFQQPFIDWAKRTGGCVAELHAYAVAPEDVRPEPEIRAAMLQELYAMFPESKNATIRHELFMMQSNFTRWAPGDHAKRPAVETPYPNLFLAGDWVRTNAPVFLMEAAAFTGRQAANAIAAKESLRQRPLPIVPMDGIFA
- the queG gene encoding tRNA epoxyqueuosine(34) reductase QueG → MKETIRQKTLDLGFCAAGFAAANPLSEAMEMYRAMIDEKRHGEMGYLETGIEARANPELLLPGVKTVLSVALPWPAPTKPGAISGYAVISDYHRVVGELLKELLDFIRSICDQPVNGKVCVDSSPVLEKEWAEAAGIGRTGKNTLLIVPGYGSRVFLGELLLDLDLEPDAPLDWDPCEGCAACLDACPTGALTASGKLDARRCISYLTIELKRDFTDEEAAMTEGWLYGCDHCLDACPHNTVAKHKAYPGFETKKELAELTPAHALELTNSQFRKLFAGTPAMRLGLRRLKRNAQAALERTNKQ
- a CDS encoding DUF456 domain-containing protein, with amino-acid sequence METSTILWLVSAILLIAGFAGLLLPALPGVLLIFAGLVLAAWAEGFAYVGWGTLTILGVLTAAAYLIDFLAGLLGAKRFGAGKYGIIGAAIGTVIGLIFGLPGIIIGPFIGAVLGELYANKDLRSAGTAGLGTWLGMAIGIAVRIAVAFVIVGVFLVVRFL
- the purH gene encoding bifunctional phosphoribosylaminoimidazolecarboxamide formyltransferase/IMP cyclohydrolase, coding for MSDPVIKRALVSVSDKTGIVDFCRELASMGVEIFSTGGTLKALQDAGIAAESISTITGFPEIMDGRVKTLHPKIHGGLLAVRDNAEHQQAARENGIEFIDLVAVNLYPFEATIAKADVSFEEAIENIDIGGPSMLRSAAKNNESVTVITDAADYATVLDEMKSNGGATTRTTRLTLAAKVYALTSRYDTAIAAYMAKAAGVEGANDTMTVKLEKELGMRYGENPHQSAGLYKMDDGNGTRSFGAIFEKLHGKELSYNNMLDIAAATGIIEEFRGEEPSVVIVKHTNPCGVAQAPTLCEAYRKAFSTDTQAPFGGIIAFNRPLDMETANAVNEIFTEILIAPAFEEGVLDLLMKKKDRRLVLQKQPLPKAGWEFKSTPFGMLVQERDSKMVAPEELKVVTKRQPTEEELADLMFAWKIARHIKSNTILYVKNRQTFGVGAGQMSRVDSSKIARWKASEVGLDLKGSVVASDAFFPFADGLLAAAEAGVTAVIQPGGSIRDNEVIEAADANNLAMVFTGMRHFKH